One Solanum lycopersicum chromosome 4, SLM_r2.1 DNA window includes the following coding sequences:
- the LOC138348148 gene encoding uncharacterized protein, which translates to MGKMINNYRGWHEMLSYTFLGYRTTVKTSIGDTPYRLVYGTEAVIHAEVEIQSLRIIQEEELSNDEWVSKRIDQLILIDEKRVVVDEYKGKFMSRWKGPYMVRRVLSGGALVLLYMDGTAWPKSINSDAFKRNYV; encoded by the exons ATGGGGAAAATGATTAACAATTACCGAGGTTGGCATGAGATGTTGTCATACACTTTTTTGGGATATCGAACGACTGTCAAAACGTCGATCGGAGACACTCCATACCGTCTAGTGTATGGAACAGAAGCAGTCATACATGCTGAAGTCGAGATACAGTCATTAAGAATCATCCAAGAAGAAGAATTGAGTAATGATGAATGGGTCAGCAAGCGGATTGACCAACTGATATTGATTGACGAAAAGAGAGTGGTTGTC GATGAGTACAAAGGGAAATTTATGTCGCGTTGGAAAGGACCTTATATGGTTCGCAGAgtattatctggaggtgctttggtcctgTTGTATATGGATGGCACTGCATGGCCAAAATCGATCAACTCAGACGCTTTCAAGAGAAATTATGTGTGA